The nucleotide sequence GAAAAGAagcggagaaaaaaaaagtctgtttttctcaaaagaaaagagcatATTTATTcgcccttcttggccttggcgcTGGCGCTCGACTTGACGCGCTTGGCAACAGGGCGGTTGATGTGGTGGTCAGGGATCCATTTGGCGTCAAAGTCGGCACCGCTGGCAGCGCCGGCGGACTCGTTGCCGGAGAGGGGCTCGGCGGCCTCGACCTTGACGACCTTCTTGGGCTGCTGGGCCCTGGGGCGCTTGGCCTGGGGGAACAGGGCCTCGATCCAGGTCTTGTAGACAAAGTAGAGGGTACCGGCAAAGGCGGCGCTCAGGACGAGGTACAGGAAGATGCTGTAGAGGGAATGTCAGTGACTTGTGTCTCTGTAACGAAGGGTGTTGCCTGAACTCACATCTGGGGGTCAAAGAAGCTGGTGGGGGGCTCGACGACGCTAGCCTTGTCCGCGTGGGCGGGGACCTGGAAGGTCTGGCCCTTAGCGTTGATGACGATGGCGAGCagctcgacgacgacgtcgcGGGGCTGCATGTCGAGGGCGAAGCTGTACGTGACTGAGCGCTTCTCGCCGGCCGGGATCTCGACGTCGTACTTGACGGCCGTCAGGTTGCGGATTATGGCGTCGCTGACGGGCGCGCCCTCGGCCAGGCCATCGGGGTTGGTCAAGGCGCCGGTGACGAGGGCCAAGCGCACGGGGTCGGCCTCGTTGTTGGTCAGGTCAACAACGGCCTTGGTCGGGCGACCGTTGACGAGCTTGACGCCAAAGATGTCGGCGTCAGGGAACGTGGTGGCGACGTCGAGCTTGAGCTGCGGCTCTGCGGGCGTCTGGGGCTCGGCTGTGCCCTGTGGGGTAAGGAACGGTTCGTGTCAGTATTGCAGGTTATAAATGGTGGGTTGAGTTCGGATGTGGAGGGGAAATGCAGATGCTCAGTCATGAAATCATGCGACTAGAAAGCTTGAGTGAAGGGTGCTAGATGCAGTCAAGAAAGCCGAAAGACATCATATCGATTACACATACCTCAGCTTGGGCAAAGGCGCCCATGAGCTGGAAGGCCAGCATGGCGAGACCAGTGAGTTTGAGAGAAACCATTTTGTAGCAGCCGGCGAGTTGGGTTGAGGGGACGGGGAGGAATTTGCTGTTGCAGCAGAGTGGGCTGAAGTGTAAATTGCTTGAGAAAGGTTGTTGGAGAAGAGAGCTTTATTGTCGCAGAAGCTTCAACCGTTGACATTCGTGGCCAGTTCAATTGGGGTCCACATAATCAAGGCACGTGCATTGGCAGGGATTCTCCATAATAAGGACGATAGCTACCCCAGTTTGCCCAGGTTTACGTGACTTTCTTCTGACAGCTCGGAGAGTTTTCGAGTTGGCAATTGCATTGATGTAATTTGTTTTTCCTCTTGTTTCATACTATTTAATACGACATTCAATCTTGAACCTGATATGCCAACGAACGACATCAATCATCATTGTCGCGTCTTAAGGGCGAGTCGTACCGGGACGGCCGGCTTGACGGCCGTAAATGAGTTCCGTGCTCTTTCGGGAACCTCGGTGGTCTTGCGCCCCTTATCATCAaccacttcaaagtcgaacaTGGTCACAAACAGGGTTACTATTATCACAACCTCGAGCTTGGCGAAGCGCATTCCTGGACAAGGGCTGTAATTGGTTGGAGAAACCAAAAAGTCAGCACGTAATCGTCTTAATTTCACCCTTCATGCACGCCTGGGATAATGCCACAATAGCGATGCACTTACTGTCTCCCCAAACCCCAGCCCATGTATGGCGGGTCGTTGCCGCCCTCGTAACGCGCAGGGTCCCACCTTTCCGGCTCGGGATAGTACTCTTTGTTCATATGCATGTCGTCAACGCTGTAGATGGCAAAGGATCCCTTGGGCACGATCTCGCCCGACGAGCCGAGCGAGACGTCTTGTCCCGAGATGTTTCGGCGGAATACGGATCCCGTCGTGTGCAGACGGATTGTCTCTCGCAGGCATAGTCGGACGGAGGCCAGCTCGTTCTCCCACTGCTCCAGATTCAGGCTGCGAATGACATCGACGGGGGCTTGATTGGGTGAGGTGCGATACTTGGCGACCACGGCGTCTACTTCCTGCTGCACGCGACTGTACCAGCTCGGCGTTAAGGCGAGGTATACCAGGACCCAGGCGGCGTTGATGCCCGTGTTGATTTGGCCTGCGAACAGAGCGCTGAGAGTAAACTGTAGGTGATGGTCAGCATCAAGGGCCCTACGAAACTGGCCAACGCATTCGTGAATGTGCAGAAATGGGGCCGGGTGTTGTTCCACCCACTCTCAAGATGCCTGTCATATCCTCATCCTTGTCAATGAGATATTGGAACGCATCGTCGACTTTCTTGCCTGTCTTCTTCCTCTCGTTCACAATTTTGCTAAAATGCCAGTACAACATAGCCCCGGACCCCATCCTTCGCAGGTGGTTCAGCGTGGGCAACCAAGGGATAACGAGCCTGGTGGGCGACGATGAGCGCTCCGTCACCTCAAACAATCCGAGGGTCTTGCGCAACAGCGCCGGGTCGCTGGCGATCTCGGTCGCGCCAAATGTACGCATGGTCATCCGGTAGAGGATGAGGTTCACGTCTTCAAAGGTATCCATGATTCCCTcaccgctgccgccggcCGCCTCGATGGCCGACTCTAAACCTTCGTGCACGTCGCTGACCATGAATTTGAGGTTTCGGCCAAAATTTTGGCCCTTGAGCAGATGCGCCATGGTACGGTTGAAAGCACCATTGAAGCCTGGATCATCGCCCAGGGGTTTGCCATCGACTGCCTCAATTGATGGAGAGGACTGGACAAACGCTGCGACTCTTATTCGCGAATGCAGCATCAGCAGCGAACTTGAGCATTTCTTGGAGATTCAGGGAGAGTATTCGATTGCGTGCATCTTTTGCTTATTTCCCACCCTCACTAtcctttctttgtttctcaCTTACCCGGCCGCCAAGTCCAGTCCCTTGCTGTCAAAAAGTATCCTCCGGCTTTCTTCCCTCGACACGCCGACTATGTGGAGCTTGCCAATGTAGAAGCTAAAGTTGCCAGTCTTGGACGCGGCCGCGGCTTCCGTGAAGAAGTCTGCCCGATCCAAGAAGAAGCGCCAGGAACCAAAGATGGGCCACTCCCACGTCTTGAGCAGCTCCGGTGCCGATGGCGGGAGCGGTGGCCTAGATGCCATGCTTCTGAGCCACAGCGCAAACAAGCTCAAGAGGAGCACTACGATGGTGGTTACGCGCCATTCTTGGAACGTTGACAGGCTCGAAACGGTGGCATGCAGAATATTGGGGTTGTCGGCCTCGCCGGTCATGTTTGTTCCTGCTGCGCTCGCCATGGCTGTGGTATTTAATGGTTTGCGACTAGCTAGTGTTCATCTGATCTTGTTTGGATGGCTGACCTTGTTCGGATGGTTTGGCTGTTTGTACGATGACACCCCAAGATCTACGCTACGGCTCTCATGGGGTATTGGGGATATTAAGTACCCCGGGAAGGTTGGGCCCTGGGCAAGATGCAACCAGTGGTAATCCTCCATTCTTCGGAACGTGCAAATGTGATATTCACTTGTAACGTAGCAGCAGACTCTGCGACAGCATCCCCGCTCGGCTCTATGCATAGATACACACCATCCTTCGCTTGGCGTTGGTTCCAGTGAGAACCAACACCATCCAGCCAATAAGTATCCCGGTATACCGGCAAGGTAATTCAGGATTAAATGTACCAAGAACTGTGCGGAAGGACTAGATCTTGTCAAGCGCTTATAAACCGCAGATCGGAGCAACTGAGGTTCTGAAGTTAGCCCGCTTCCGTTTGAATATCCTATTGCTTACGCTACGCACTCGTATCAATAACCGCCTTGTCAGCAAACAAGGATGCGCCGAGATATCGCCAAGTCAGATTTGCATATCGAACAAGGcagcaataaaaaaaaggatatgGTATCTATAGGTTTTTAGGCAATGAGAATTTATTGCTCGACGAAAGCCTCCTACTTCTGTGGACGATCTCCTGGCGCAGCGGGCCCACTATTGTCAACGCCCTGCCAACTGTGGTCCCAGCCGCAATCACCATCCATAGTGTCCCGTGACTGTCCCTTCTCCGCGAGGCCCTTGATGTCGCTCCAGTACTCAAGTTTCCTGACCTCTTCGTCGGCGTGTTTGAGTGCGGCATCGAGGCTGGCCACTTTATCTCCCTCGTCCTTGCCggcctccttgtccttgccaGTCCTGTTTCTGGCACTTTCTTCGGCCGCACGGTCACGCAGCTCGGCCAGCCGCGCGACGAGTGCGCGACGCGAAGCCTGAAAGACAAAAAATGTCATTATATCGTGCATCTTTTCATCCAGGCGGTCcaggtcgtcgtcgccgccgttgGACAAGAACTTCTCCACGGCCTCAATCTTCTCCCTGTCGATGCGGCAGGCGCGTAGTACGGCCAACAGCGTGTCCACGTCTCTAATCTCCAAGTTGGACACTCCACCGACGGTCGCTATCTCATTTATAAGCGCAGCCGTCCGTGAGGCCGCGCTGGCATGACTGATGATGCTCTCCCGCTTGCTGCTCGGTCGGCTCTCGACATCCTTGGCCGCGGCGGCCACAGCGGCCTCGTGCGTCGACCTGACGGTGAAGTAGTCGGGCTGCAGAAGCTCCCCGCCGTTAGCATCCCGCATGACATCCTTCTTGACCCGCCGTCGTATCCAAGCCCTCCTCCTGACGAAAGAGTTCCACCACTTGGGTCCGTGCCAGGAAAACTTTTTGTAGAATGCAAATGAATACTCCCAGCCGTCCTTGTCCGTTCCATCTTCATGATTGACCCGCCACTCAGGCCACGCCCAGGTCCATGACGGGTCGGGGACTTGTGCGGTATGGATGTTAGTTGGGCTCGGTTTGTGTGCTACGTTGGTCCATGGTGGCGGATCGAGGTTTCCTAATGCTTTTGATGCGAAGAGGGGTATGCCACAACAGAGGGCACCGCGCTCGTTTTCGTAGAGTATGTCAATCGCTTCGGTATCTACCGCCCTGGTGTTACTAGATCTATCGGGTGGTGAGGCATCCTGGGCTGGTCTTTCAAAAGGTGTTGGCTCTGCGTCAGGGGTCCATTGTTGTTAGCTATATGATGGTGGTTTGGACGATATATATAACTGCCATAGCTTGTGTAGGCTTACGCTGTACGTGTATGGCCGGCTCTTTCGCGATTTTAGCGCTCCTGTTCGATTCCTTTATTGGCAACTTTGATACCCGACTCGTATCCGATTGACCTGAGCGTCTGCGAGATGATGAGGATGAAGAAGTCCGAGAACCGCTCCGTTGTTTCCCAACAAGCGGCTCCGTCGTGGGCACACGTTCTGAAGGCCCAACTCCTGATTCGAAACTCTCCCCTCTCGGTCCAGTCTCATTACTATGATTGGTGCCGTTGCCATTCGTGGTATTCTTTGGGTCGTTGGTTGCTGTATCGTCGTCCGACACTAGTGTAATTTCATGATCATAATCGCTATCTCGTAGCCCTGGGGCACGTCGCGATGTGCGAGGCTTGCGTATCCTCGGTTTCGTCATTCTATTTTGCTCCTCAGTCCCGCCGATAGAAATTCGGGCTTTGATCGGTTGCGGGTCCCCTCCCCTCCGGATCCGCAGGCTGTCCGTGTCCTTCTATCGTCGATGATATCACAGCATCACCGCGCTGGAGGGAGATGCAGGCAACGAGGTCGATGATTCCGTCAATCAAGGGGAAGGTAGAGGCAAAAAAAGGTATTAAAGTTTATAAAAATATGCCACAATTTGACTGCTCAGAAGATTTCAAGAGACGGTCCGTGTTAGAAAATACAATGAGGTCTTGGTGGAAATAACAAAATACCGTGCGCCGCTGTCTCGTGTTCAGTAATTACAGACAACAGACGCCAGACAAGCAAGTCGCAACGCCACGTCCGGAGGCACGGTCGGTCGTTCCACACTTGGTTGATTAGTCCGATCAAGGGAAGGTAATACAAGAAGTAAAAGGACAGACGGTTTCAATTGATCTCAGGTTGTCAAAACTTGATGGTAGGCTAAGGATCTGTGAGGTCCATCGGACCCATGGTTAAAAAGATATGCATCATTTGAAATAACACCTATGACACGGCATTCATACAGGCAATGTTGGAGGCATTGGTTCAGCTGCAAAGGCCTGGAGCTGAAAATTACCACAGGGTGCAAGCATTGCTTGGTTGCAAGCTAAAATGCACTGCAGCCCACTTGCTTGAGCGACAGGGATTGTCGAGCGCATCCAGCCATCGATGACGTCGGTGTTGCAAGACGTGGACCGTTGGATGCATTTTGCCGTTGCGCTGTGGGCTGGGTAGACGTGCGGCATCTTTCTGccattgcattgaggtaaaccCTCGAATCATCGACTCCAGTATGTACGGTATTCTTTCACATCGGATTTTTTTCTTACAACAACAAAGGACATCTATTGATAAACCAACATCTACGACTAGATGCTTACTGGTCTCAAAATAGCTAAACACTAAATGCTAGATAGAATTAGACACAAATATGCGATGGCGTTAGCCCCTTGATGGCAGTCCGTTTCCCGGTACACATAAGCTGTTCCTTTTTAATTGACAAACTGAAGCTGGGAAATGTGGGGAGCTTAGCATCAGTGACAGGGCCTTTCCCCGCAACATGACCACAGCATCGACGTCATGAAAACGTACCAAAGCTCCTTGGAGACACGCAAAGCGCCCAAGCAGGCTGCTAGCAATGGGGTGATTGGAGCTCAATGATGTGAAGCTTAAACATTGATGGCTCTGTGTCTCGTGTTGGCACAGCTTATTACATACCTGTCTAGGCCTTGTTAGATCCATTTGCTGGTACCCACGGGATTGTTCGGGTTCAACCATAAAGCGGCGCAATCCTCCCGACCATTCATCTTTCCTTCCGTCCTCATTTGCATTCCTGTTTACTCCCAACTTCTCTTGACATACCATCCGTCAATCAATCAACACCCGttcaaaacaacaaaaactgAAACCTCAAAACCCAAACATCACCTCATACAAAGTCACCATGTCCAAGTCACGCGTTCCCATGATGCTCGGTGTTGCCGGCGTGAGCGGCGTCGGTTACTACCTTTACCAGGCTGGAGGAAGCCCAAAGGTTGCCGAGAAGGAGTTTGAGAGTACGTTATAAAACACGCGCAACATTTTCGACCAGCCAGACAACTGGAACTGACATAACACACAACCTCGCTCATAGAGGACATCCACTCTGCTTCGGCCAAGCTGAAGAGTGAGCTCCCTGGACGGGGCTCTGAGGCTCAGAAggaggccgagaagctggGAGCTCAGGCCGGTGCCAAGTTTGACAGTGCCGTGAGTAACATTTATTACTTGCCTCTTTCGTgattttgtttgttgttcACCTGCAGGAAAAGCCATCTACTCAAGATGGCTCAATCCACAATGCGCCGATTCCCAAGAACATCACATGCAACCTGGAAGGCTTAGAATTATAACACGCAAAATACAACGTTAGATCTCCAACGCAAAGAGCGAGGCCGCAAAGCTCAAGGCCGAGTCGGAAGCTTAcgccaaggaggccaaggctgGCGCGATGAAGAAGGTCGACGAGTTCGACAAGAAGGTTGAGGACGGTGCCGCGAAGGCCAAGAGCGGCGTTTCCAGCTGGTTCGgcgggaaataaagcaaaggATCGTCTCATTTCTTTATTTTATCACAACGTCGCGTGGAAACAAACCAGCCCGTCATGATATGGTTGATTGCGACGTCCAGCTTTTTGTTCTGCATGCGTTTTACCTTGTAATCTCAGGCTACTAATTGGTGTCATTGGGGTCGGTGTTTATTTGATAGGGAGTACTTATGGCAAATTCAATTACACTTTTTTCGAACCAAACATGTATCGTGATGTGCCGACTGGTATCTTAGGCTGAGTAACCTGTGCGATTGCCAGGTATTGACAATGGCCATGTCCCGATACAAGCTTCGTAGCAGTAAATATACGTGAGCACTATTTGCTCATGTCAAGTCACTCAGTACGAGCCGCTTTTCGAGGTACACAAGAGCTTAGAAAGATGAAAGCCAATTATGTAAATCCAATCGTAGATACCTAGTGGTAAATGTTTTGCAGTATAATGCATGCAAGGCAGGCTGAGTAGAAAAATGCTCCCCTAGACCACAGACAGGGTGGGGCGCCTCCAAGAGTGGAGAATATCGGTGCGGCAGGCAAATGGCGTTGGATTGAAGCGTCGAAAATCGCGGGTGGGCAATCGCGTCGAGCGTCCGATCATCTTTGACTTTCTGTCATGTACAAAATTGCCAACGCTGCGACAAGTTGCCAATAACACTGCATCTAAGCGATAGTCGCGAGAGAAACAGCACCTTACCGGCTGGGCCAGCACCCGATAAAACTTCGACAAAATGTCGAACCAGTCCTTCCTTAATCAAGCAGCCCCCGAAAATTATGTTGCAGGTCTCGGTCGTGGTGCCACCGGCTTCACGACACGATCCGACCTGGGACCAGCGCGTGAAGGCCCAAGCGAAGACCAAATCAAGGAGGCCGTCGCCAAGAGATCTGCACAGCTTGGTCTGACGGGTGATAAGAAAGGAAAGAAggacgaagccaaagatgtggacgacggcaggtATCAGGATCCGGATAACGAGACAGGCCTGTTCTCTGGTGGCATCTACGacaaggacgacgaggaggccgaTAGGATATGGAAAGAGGTTGATGACAAGATGGCCAAGCGCCGTCAGAAACAAAGGTAGGTTTTCCTCCCGTTAAACAGTGCACCCGCCCAGTCACTTCCCTCCCTCTTATCGCGCCTGACGCTCACGATGAGAGCGGCTGAACCAAACAGAGTACCAACCAGCGTCTTCTGATCCACAGGGAGGCTCGTGAAAAAGCCGAGCGGGAAGAATACGAGCGCAAGAACCCTAAGATTCAGCAGCAGTTCTCCGACCTCAAGCGAGCGCTGGGAAGCGTCACGGACGAGGAATGGGCGACGCTACCTGAGGCCAAGGACTTTACTGGCAAGAACAAGCGAGCCAGGACCGCAGCCCACCAGAGATTCTACGCTGTGCCAGATAGCGTGCTCGCAGCTGCCCGCGACTCATCAGAAATGACGACTACGGTtaacgacgacggcggcgcctcTACAACTGGTGACGGGACCATGACCAATTTCGCAAAGATCGGTGCGGCCCAGAACAAGGTGCTGCAGTCTCGACTAGACCAGGCATCTCAAGCAAGTGGCATGGCTAGCTCCCTAGGGACGTCGACCAGCGTGGACCCCAAAGGCTACTTGACATCTCTTGGGAAGCTCGAGTCGGCAGAGCAGGTCAGCGTGGGCGATGTCGACTTTGCGCGGAAGCTGCTCAAGTCTGCCACCGAGTCAAACCCCACAAACGCGCCGGGTTGGATCGCAGCGGCACGAGTGGAGGAGCTTGCGGGCAAGTTCGTCGCCGCGCGCAACATATTAGCGCGCGGATGCAAACACTGTCCTAAAAGTGAAGACTTGTGGCTGGAGAACATTCGACTTAACGAGGGACGTAACGCCAAGATCATCGCGGCGGATGCCATCAAGGCCAACATGCGATCGGTCAGGTTGTGGGTCGAGGCCATGAAGCTCGAGGCAGATCCCATGTCAAAGAAGAGGGTTATACGACGTGCGCTGGACCATATTCCCGAGTCTGAGGCCCTATGGAAGGAGGCAGTGAACTTGGAGGATGACCAGGACAACGCTCGCCTGCTGCTTGCCAAGGCGACAGAGTTGATCCCTGCCTCCATCGACCTGTGGCTCGCGCTCGCCCGACTCGAGACGGTTGATGGAGCCAAGGCGGTACTGAACAAAGCGCGCAAAGCCATCCCAACATCGCATGAGATCTGGATTGCGGCCGCTAGGCTACAGGAGCAGATTGGATCAGACCCGAACGGTATCGTCATGCAAAAGGCTATCGCAAAGCTTGCAGAGCTTGGAGCCATGCCGAAGCGAGAGGAATGGATTGGCGAGGCAGAAAAGTGCGAGGAGGAGGGCGCTGTTATCACGTGCAACAATATTATACGGGAGACGCTGGGATGGGGATTGGACGAAGATGACGATCGCAAAGACACGTGGATGGAGGACGCCAGGGCGAGCATCAACAGGGAAAAGTACGCTACGGCCCGAGCGATTTACGCATATGCGCTCAGGGTGTTTGTCAACAGCAAGACTTTATGGTTGGCTGCTGTGGATCTAGAGAGGAATCATGGCACCAAGGAGGCCCTGTGGCAGGTTCTCGAAAAAGCAGTCGAGGCCTGTCCGCACAGCGAGGTACTCTGGATGATGCTGGCCAAGGAGAGGCTTCTGGCTGGGCAGCTCAACGAGGCGCGCCTGGTTCTTGGCCGGGCATTCCAACAGAACCCCAACAACGAGGACATTTGGCTCGCGGCCGTGAAGCTCGAGGCAGATCACAACGAGATCGACGAGGCGCGGCGGCTGCTCACAGTGGCACGGCAAAATGCGCCTACAGACCGCGTCTGGATGCGCAGTGTGGCGTTCGAGCGACAGCTGGACAACAAGGACGCTGCGCTGGAGTTGGTTCAGGAGGCTTTGCAGCTGTTCCCGGCTGCGCCAAAGCTGTGGATGATGAAGGGCCAGATATACGAGGATATGGGCCAGGTACCGCAGGCCAGGGAGGCATACGGTACGGGTGTCAAGGCGGTGCCGTCTTCGGTTCCGCTCTGGCTTCTCTACTCGCGACTTGAGGAGCGCAACAAGAACGTGGTCAAGGCTCGCAGTGTGCTGGACCGAGCGCGGCAGGCAGTTCCCAAGTCGCCGGAGCTGTGGTGCGAGCTGATCCGGGTGGAGCGGCGGGCGGGCAACACAACGCAAGCCAAGAATCTCATGGCGACGGCGCTGCGGCAGATGCCGCGCAGCGGGCTGCTGTGGAGCGAGCGTATCTGGCACCTCGAAGAGCGGACCAAGCGCAAGCCGCTCTCGCTAGAGGCCATCAAACAGGTTGAGACGGATCCGCAGCTCTTCGTCTCAGTCGCGCGCATCTTCTGGGGCGAGCGTAAGCTGGACCGGGCGCAGACGTGGTTCGAGAAGGCATTGCTGCTCGACGGGGACGTGGGCGACTCTTGGGCCTGGTACTACAAATTTTTGCTCCAGCATGGCACCGAGGAGAAGCGCGCCGACGTGGTCGCCAAGTGCGTAGCTGTCGACCCGCGACACGGCGAGCACTGGCAGCCCGTCGCCAAAGATCCCAAGAACGCGAAGAAGAGCGTCGAGGAGATTCTCACACTTGTTGCTGCGTCTCTGGGGACAAGATGAACAAGTCCCACGTCGCATGGATTTTTAAATGCATGTATAAATATTGATACTAGACTTGTTTTATTACTCTGTTCTCGCGattatacctacctacctggctATCTTATTTACAAGAGCGCAGCCACGTGGACATTGAACAAGAAAACACCACGCATTCGGGCAGTTGGTAGTCTTTGCTGAGGAATTACAACAAATATGTCGCCCCTTTGTTGGCAGAGTTGGCCAGCCTTGATCCATCTTGGGCTGCACAGAATGCAACGCGACGCGACGCTCTCGTGCGTTCTACCATGGGGCCAGTCCCCGAGTTCGAACCCGTCCCGAGACATGCGTTTACTCGTGCGATACACATGGGCTTGGTACCACCAAGGGGCTGGAATATTGCAATTTAGTCAGGGAACCCCGATATTGCCACCTCCTGCAACTATGCTTATCGCAATGGCGACGTGGAGAGACAATTCGAATATCGCTCAGATGAACCCTGGCGTTGGGCTTGTAAATTGAGCCCGATGTCGACCGGACAAACGTCGATCATCTGATGGGCAAAATTGCCAAAGTACTTGGTGCGAAGTACAACTCTGGACGGGAGCGGCGAGATTGTTGTTTTAGAGTGTTCTGAGAAGTTCGAAAGCAAGGCTTCCTTGACACTTTGTTATTTATTATTTCGGATGATGGCCTCGACATGACTTGAAGCACTGCCATTGTAGGCATGTATTCGAGCCTATCTTGGGTGCTCAGGCATTGATGTGCACTTTTTTATGATTGGACGGGTGCGTACATGGTACGCCTTCATTGATGAGCACCAGAGACAGTTTGACCAAGAGCAAGGATCAATTTTGCTGCTGAGGACCCAAGGATGAAACAAACCTTCTTCAAAACGACCGGCCACTGACAGGTCATGTGGTGATGATGGAAGAAGTGGGGACCATCTCAATCTAAGTTTTCTATCAAATTGCGTGGTAACATTCAAGCGCTTCGAAGTTTGTTGGAAAAGTTGTTGCCCGGTTCATCCTTACTCGTCGCTATCCGACGTTGACTTGGACGGGGAAGATGATCTTGATCAATGGAAATAGAGAGAAGTTTTGTAGGTGGTACACTGGCCCAACAGCTAACTTGACAAGTCATGCTCAACGGATGCCTGGCGAAAACCAAGATCCAAGATCCAAGGTCTTGACCAGATCGCCGCAAAGTTTCGGGCATGTCGGAGATTATGATGCGCATTCATCCACCTTCAGTTTTCCTACATTTTGTCTTTTATTGCAGTAGCAATCGTGAGTAACTGAAGCTCAGGAAGACGATCTAATGACAAGAGAGGGCAAGTAATAAAATTAATAAGAAATAGGAAAGATCAGGAATGAAGCcaaagtgttttttttttggccttgGTCGACATGTCAAGAAAATAATTAAGTTGTTCGATGGAAATACGCCCGAGCCCCTGAACTCCAAAACGCTCTCGATGGCAAGTCAAGCTAGTCAAGCAAGCGGCACCTAAACAAGGTTATACATGCCTTGTTGAACCTGCCAGAAAACACACCGACCCATACTCGAACAGGGTCAACTCCGTGCGCCTGTTCCCAAAAATACAAGTACAGAAAagccgagaaaaaaaagaaatgaggAAACAAACTCTAATGGCGCATAACGTCCCTGCGCGTCATGTCCCAGTCATTCATTGTCACGCCCCACGCCTTTTTCAGGGCAAAGTTCTCAAAGCCAGAGTTTTCGTACGACCACTTGTAGTCGTAGACGTCCTTTGTCTTCCAGGCATCATCCCAGCCGCTCATGTCCCACTTGCCCTCTGCCTTTTCGTTGTGAATGTCGCTCTGGGCGCCGCGCTCCTTCATGCCGAGCCCGTTGCGGTAGATCCACTGCACGACCATGCGCTGCTGCACGCTGTAAATGGTGAGCTccccggccttggccatttCGTTCATGATCAGGTCCACGGGCATGTCGAGGTTGAAGTTGGTGCGGACCAGGAGCTTGGCCGCCCCGCGGAGGCTGATGATGTAGCCCGTCGTGCACACCATACCCATGGCTCTGAACACCACCCGCTGCCGATTCAGAGGCTTGTCCATGCCGATGTCGTTGAACTGGAAGCCGTTGTTGGGGCCCCAGGGGTCGTCGTACACGCGAAAGGACGTCGAGGTCTTGTCGCGCGAGTCGAAGCAGTGCCCGATAGTCAGGATGTCCCACAGCCCCGTCTTGGCCGCCCAGGGATCCTCGGGGTCGACGGGCAGGGGGTCGACGTACTGGTTCTCGAGGGCGGCGCGCTTGGCCGCGAGGTCGTCGTAGTCTTCGTAGTCGTCGGCCAGGTCTTTGGCGTGGGTGCG is from Pyricularia oryzae 70-15 chromosome 2, whole genome shotgun sequence and encodes:
- a CDS encoding signal sequence receptor alpha chain; amino-acid sequence: MVSLKLTGLAMLAFQLMGAFAQAEGTAEPQTPAEPQLKLDVATTFPDADIFGVKLVNGRPTKAVVDLTNNEADPVRLALVTGALTNPDGLAEGAPVSDAIIRNLTAVKYDVEIPAGEKRSVTYSFALDMQPRDVVVELLAIVINAKGQTFQVPAHADKASVVEPPTSFFDPQIIFLYLVLSAAFAGTLYFVYKTWIEALFPQAKRPRAQQPKKVVKVEAAEPLSGNESAGAASGADFDAKWIPDHHINRPVAKRVKSSASAKAKKGE
- a CDS encoding pre-mRNA-splicing factor prp1; amino-acid sequence: MSNQSFLNQAAPENYVAGLGRGATGFTTRSDLGPAREGPSEDQIKEAVAKRSAQLGLTGDKKGKKDEAKDVDDGRYQDPDNETGLFSGGIYDKDDEEADRIWKEVDDKMAKRRQKQREAREKAEREEYERKNPKIQQQFSDLKRALGSVTDEEWATLPEAKDFTGKNKRARTAAHQRFYAVPDSVLAAARDSSEMTTTVNDDGGASTTGDGTMTNFAKIGAAQNKVLQSRLDQASQASGMASSLGTSTSVDPKGYLTSLGKLESAEQVSVGDVDFARKLLKSATESNPTNAPGWIAAARVEELAGKFVAARNILARGCKHCPKSEDLWLENIRLNEGRNAKIIAADAIKANMRSVRLWVEAMKLEADPMSKKRVIRRALDHIPESEALWKEAVNLEDDQDNARLLLAKATELIPASIDLWLALARLETVDGAKAVLNKARKAIPTSHEIWIAAARLQEQIGSDPNGIVMQKAIAKLAELGAMPKREEWIGEAEKCEEEGAVITCNNIIRETLGWGLDEDDDRKDTWMEDARASINREKYATARAIYAYALRVFVNSKTLWLAAVDLERNHGTKEALWQVLEKAVEACPHSEVLWMMLAKERLLAGQLNEARLVLGRAFQQNPNNEDIWLAAVKLEADHNEIDEARRLLTVARQNAPTDRVWMRSVAFERQLDNKDAALELVQEALQLFPAAPKLWMMKGQIYEDMGQVPQAREAYGTGVKAVPSSVPLWLLYSRLEERNKNVVKARSVLDRARQAVPKSPELWCELIRVERRAGNTTQAKNLMATALRQMPRSGLLWSERIWHLEERTKRKPLSLEAIKQVETDPQLFVSVARIFWGERKLDRAQTWFEKALLLDGDVGDSWAWYYKFLLQHGTEEKRADVVAKCVAVDPRHGEHWQPVAKDPKNAKKSVEEILTLVAASLGTR
- a CDS encoding pre-mRNA-splicing factor prp1, variant; translation: MTTTVNDDGGASTTGDGTMTNFAKIGAAQNKVLQSRLDQASQASGMASSLGTSTSVDPKGYLTSLGKLESAEQVSVGDVDFARKLLKSATESNPTNAPGWIAAARVEELAGKFVAARNILARGCKHCPKSEDLWLENIRLNEGRNAKIIAADAIKANMRSVRLWVEAMKLEADPMSKKRVIRRALDHIPESEALWKEAVNLEDDQDNARLLLAKATELIPASIDLWLALARLETVDGAKAVLNKARKAIPTSHEIWIAAARLQEQIGSDPNGIVMQKAIAKLAELGAMPKREEWIGEAEKCEEEGAVITCNNIIRETLGWGLDEDDDRKDTWMEDARASINREKYATARAIYAYALRVFVNSKTLWLAAVDLERNHGTKEALWQVLEKAVEACPHSEVLWMMLAKERLLAGQLNEARLVLGRAFQQNPNNEDIWLAAVKLEADHNEIDEARRLLTVARQNAPTDRVWMRSVAFERQLDNKDAALELVQEALQLFPAAPKLWMMKGQIYEDMGQVPQAREAYGTGVKAVPSSVPLWLLYSRLEERNKNVVKARSVLDRARQAVPKSPELWCELIRVERRAGNTTQAKNLMATALRQMPRSGLLWSERIWHLEERTKRKPLSLEAIKQVETDPQLFVSVARIFWGERKLDRAQTWFEKALLLDGDVGDSWAWYYKFLLQHGTEEKRADVVAKCVAVDPRHGEHWQPVAKDPKNAKKSVEEILTLVAASLGTR